The DNA region GCGGGCACTCGGTAGCGATCGCTCTCTGGTGGTTGCGGCATGGAGAGAAGGGTGCCGAGACCCCCGCTGCCCAGCCCAGCCCCCCGCGCAGGACTCCGGGCGCGCCCAGCGGACCGAGGCCTCGATTGCAGATCGAAGTCTCCCCCGATTTTGCAAATCGCTGGGAACGTGGTTTGCCCATTCAAGTCAAGGAATGCTCAGGGCTGGGCGAGGAAACGCCCGATGCCCTCCTGGCTCTCATGATGCGGTGGCAGGTCGCGCACTTGCCGGCCGTCCTGGGCCTCGACGGAGCCCAAGCGGAGGCCCTGCTGACGGCCTTGGCGGGCACTCGCCAGAGCTTGCTAGCGGACGGGCGGGAGATCCAGGTGGGAGAGTTTCCGCTGCGCCCTCGCTTGCGGCTCGAGCGAGCCGGGAAGACCCTCCGTCTGGAATTCGAGCCTTTGTCCGAGGAGGTGGTCTTCCTGGAATCGGAGGCAGGCGGCTGGGTCTGGTTTCCCAGCGAAGGCAGTCTGCTCCGCTGGCCGACCGGCCAAGGATTTTCAGCCGCGGTCTGGGGGGAACTCTCCGAGGCGGCCTGGAACGGGGAGGTTCTCGAGCGAGACTTGCCCTGGGCCTTTCGCGAGGGCGGCTTGCTCGAGGACCATTTTCAGATGGTGGGTGAGGATTGGCGACAGGCTCTGCCGCTGGAGCGAGGGGAGCCGGAGTTCGCCCTGGAACTAGAGGGCAGCACCAACGCGCTCGATGGCAGGCTGCGAGTGGCTTATGGCGAGCGGTCTCGGCCCTGGGGGGAATGGACGGACGAAGCCTTTCCCTTGGAGCAAGGCGAGCGGTGGCTTTTGCGCCATCAGGAAGCAGAAGAGGCAGCGCAGAAGCGTTTGGCAGGGGCGGGTTTTGCCTTTCGCGATGGTGTCTTCCGGCTTCGGGGAGAGAGGCAAATTCTGCGGCTCCTGGCCCATTTCCTTCCGCAGTGGGAGCAGGAATGGACGATTGGCCGAGGGGAGCGTTTGAAGTTTGTCGCTTCCAAGATCGACTTCGTGCGTCCCTCCGTCCGGCCGATGGCGGGGGCTTGGGGAGAGGACGGACTTGGCTTTGAACTTTCTTACGTTGGGGCCGGCCATTCGCTCGGGGCGGGAGAAATCGCCCGTCTGGTGCAGCTCGGTCGCAACCATTACCAGACCAAAGGCCAGCGGCGGGTGGTCGTCGATCTCGACGCCTGTCAGGAGATGGAGGAACTCTTCGGAGATCTCGATGCGGAACAAACCGCGCCCGGCGTCTTTGCCGTTCCCAGGCAGCAGGCTGCGTTTCTCGAAAGGGCGGTCGGCCTCTCGTCGGGAGGGCCGCGGCCCCAGGAGGTCGATCTCAGTCCGCTGGGCCACTTGGCCGAGACCCTGCGCTCTTACCAAAGAGAGGGCGTAGGCTGGCTCCATGCCACGAGCCAGCGCTTCGGTGGGGTCATTTTGGCGGACGACATGGGCCTCGGCAAAACGCTCCAGACGCTGTCCCTTCTTGAACTGGTTTTGCAAGAAGAGGGAGGCACCGGGCTGGTGGTCTGCCCGACTTCGCTCCTGGAAAATTGGCGCTCGGAAGCGGAGCGGTTTTTGCCCAAGCGCAAGGTGCTCGTGATGCATGGGGGCAAGCGACATGAGTATTTCGAGGTCCTGGAAATGGCCGATCTGGTGGTGACGAGTTATGGCTCACTCTGGCGTGATATTGAACGCTACCAAGAGCGCGAGTTCGCGGTGGTGGCGGCAGATGAGGCCAGCCTCTTGCGCAATCCCAAAGCCAAGATCACGCGGGCGATTTGGAAATTGCAAAGCCCCCGGAAAGTGGCCCTGACGGGCACGCCAGTGGAAAACTCGGTCCGCGATCTCTGGGCCATTTGCCAATTTGCCGTTCCCGGCTATCTGGGTGGGGCCAAACATTTTCAGGATCGCTATGAGAAGCCTCTCACGGCGGAGCCACCCGACGAGGGGGCCGCTCGACGCCTCCAGACCCGGATGGAGCCCATTCTCCTGCGCCGGCGAAAACAAGAAGTGCTTCAGGAGTTGCCCGAAAAGCTCGAGAGAATCGAGTTCTGCGAGCTGACCTCGGTCCAGCGCGAGGTCTACAACGAGCTTCTCCGGCAAGCTCGCAGCCAGTCGGCCGAGGCGGTCAAGTCGCTCGGCTTCCGGCAGGCGCGGATGTCCATTTTGACGGCGCTCCTACGGCTGCGGCAGGCCAGCTGCCACTTGGGGCTGGTGGACGAGAAGCTGGCCCGGGACCCGGGGGCCTCGGCCAAGTTGGACCGCCTGCTGGAGCTTTTGGAAGAGGCCTTGGCGGGGGGGCATCGAGTGCTTCTTTTCAGCCAGTTTGTCAGCATGCTGTCCCTCTTGCGGGAAGCGCTGGCGGAGCGATCGATCGCCTACGCTTACCTCGATGGCCAGACCCAAGACAGGGGGAGCGAGGTGGCTCGCTTCCAGAATCCGGAGGGTCCTCCTGTCTTCCTCATCAGTCTGAAGGCGGGGGGCTATGGATTGAATCTGACGGCGGCCGACACCGTGATTCACTTCGACCCTTGGTGGAATCCGGCCGTGGAAGCCCAGGCCACCGATCGCGCCCATCGGCTCGGTCAGCGAAAGGCCGTGACCGCTTGCAAACTCATCGCGCGGGAGACGGTCGAAGAGCGCATCCTGGCTCTTCAAGCGAAGAAGCAGTCTCTCATTGAGACGGCGGTCAATGACCTGCAACCCCTGATGAAGGGGTTGAGTGAGAGTGATTTGAAGGAATTGCTGGAGTGGTGAGTTTTGGGTTTCGGGGTTCGGGCGGGAGGGAGAGAGATTGAGTTGGTGGCTGGGTATTAGCGGGCGATGATGCTGGGGATGTCGGGAAGGGAGAGGGCTTCGATGTCTTCAGCCAGGGGGTGGCGATTGCGAGTTCGGCAGAGAAGGCTGATCGCTGTTTTCTCGGGGAATTCCTTTCGGATTTTGGGGAGACTTCCCAAGTGGGTGGGACTCTCGGACCATTTGGCGTCGATCAGTTGGAAACGACCTGCCTGATGGAGGAGGAAGTCCGCTTCTTTAGTCCGATCTCGCCAATAGTGAAGTTGCCAGCGGTCAGTCAGGTCCAAGAGTCGACGAAGTTCGCTGAAAACAGTGGACTCCCAAAGCGCGCCGATCAGTGGGGATCGATAGAGATCGGACTCCTGCCGAAGGCCCATGAGGTAGGCGCAAAGACCGCTGTCGAGGAAATGAAGTTTGGGAGATTTGACGATGGATTTGGTCCGATTTGAGAACCAAGGCTCCAACAGAGCGATGATGCCAGATCTCTCAAGCACCGAAAGCCATTGGGCCGCGGTGGAAGGGGCGATGCCCACGTCCCGCGCGAGTTCTGCGCGATTGAGTACTTGGCTGGTCCGCAGAGCGCACGCTCGCAGGAAACGTTCAAAGTCCCTCAAGCTACCGACTTGCAGCTGGCTGCGGAGGTCTCGTTCGAGATAGGTCGCGATGTAGGAACGATAAAAAGAGGCACTTTCGATTTTCGGATTCTGGTGGAGTTCCGGGTAGCCCCCTCGGAGGACGAATTGCTCGACTGAGAGATTCGGATACACGGTCGAGATTTCCGCGTAGGAAAGACCGCCTAACTTGAGGATGGCGGCGCGGCCGGCCAGCGTTTCGGAGACGCCCTGCATGAGTTCGAAGGGCTGGGAACCTGTGAGGATGAATTGCCCATAACGAAGTCGATGGCGATCCACTTCGGTTTTGAGGTGCCGAAGCAGAGTCGGCGCATACTGCACCTCGTCGACGAGGAGAGGGGCAGCGTGCCGAGCTAAGAACGCTTTGGGGTCGGCCTCGGCTTGGGCGGCTTCGCTGGGGAGATCGAGCGAGACATAGTGGTGCTCGGGAAAGAGTCGGCGAACTAAGGAGGTTTTCCCCGTTTGGCGTGCCCCTGTCAGGACAATCGCTGGGCGAGTGGCAGCCTCCTTTTGCAGAAGGGCTTCCATCAACCTGGGAATCCAGATCATGCAAATCATTCGATCCAATCGAATGATTTGCAAGTTTTGAGCGACGGACGCCCTCGCTTCCCGTTCTCTACAGAATCAGAATTTGTCGTAGATCACGACTTTCTCATCGGAGAGGCGGGGCCCTCGGTCCCAGGCGGGCTGGGCCATTTTGCCGACCGGGATCATGAAGCTGAGGATGGTGCCTTGGGGGAGATTCACGAGTTGGGCCACTTTTTCGGCATCAAAGCCAATCATGGGGCAGGAGTCGTAACCGAGCCCTTTGGCAGCCAGCATGAGGGTCATCCCGGCCAGGGCGCTGGAGCGGATGGCTTCGTCGCGGATGAGCTGGTCCTTGCCCTCGTAAAAGGGCTGGATCATGGGCCCGAGGATGTCCTGGACTTCCTGAGGCGCGTGGCCCCAGTAGTGGGCGGGGTCTTCCAGGTGGGCCTGGAGGTCGGCGCAGAGAAGAAAGAGGACGCTGGCGTCGGTGACTTGGGCCTGGTCCCAAGCTTCGGCGCGGATTTGTTGACGAAGCTCCTTGTCGCGAATCACAAGCAGGCGGTAGTTCTGCATGTTGAAGGAGGAGGGGGCCAGTTTGGTGAGACGGATCAGCTCGGTGAGGTCCTCCTCAGGCATGACGTGCTCGGGGTCATAGTGCTTGATGGAGCGGCGTTCGTGGATGGCTTCGGTGACGGTCATAGTTCTTTTGGATTGGCGACTAGCAGGAAGATCCAAAGATCAGGCAGGATGGCAAGTGCCAGCCCGGGTAATTGGTTTCGCGGTCGTTTTGCCACTGATACCAACCTCCAGAATTCACTGGAAGAATGGAGGGAAGGTGTTGTGGGGAAAAGGCGCTGAAGCGCGGGGAAGGGAGAGCCGGAGTCTTTCGAGCCAGCCCTGCGTTGCTCCTCGGTTACGGTGCCTGCACCGCGCCCTCGTCGCGCCTTGGTCTGGCCCGAAATCCACTCGGCCATTCTACCAGCCAATTCTCCAGCTTGGTATGAGATCCGGTCGCTTGGGATCACAGCCCGTAGTTGATGTGCCCGGGCGCGACGTACTGCTGGGGCGGGGCGATTTCGATTTCCTCTTCCGCTTCGAAGCCGCCCCCGCGATGAATCCAGACACTCTGGACCACTCCCAGGAGGAAGAAGATGACGACCGCGAAGGTCCCTCCGTAGCTCACGAGCGGCAGCGGGATGCCCGTGATGGGAACCTGGAGCAGACACATGCCGATGTTCTGGTAAACGTGCATGAAGAGGAGGGCGACGACCCCTGCCACCAACAAGCGCCCGAATTCATCCCCGCTGTAAAAGGCCACGTAGAGGCAGAGCAGGACGAGGAAGACGAGCGCAAGAATGAGAAGCGAGCCTCCGGTGAAGCCGAATTCCTCGGCGATGACGGCGAAGACGAAGTCATTGATGGCGGTGTCCTTGGGAATCAGGCCGAGGGCGTGGATGGAGTGGGTGGAGAGAAAGCCTTTTCCTTCCCAGCCGGCCGAGCCGATGGCGCGGACGACGTTGTAGGGGGCGTAGGCGGTTCCCTGGGTATCGACTTCTTCCCCTTTGCGGAGGGCGATCCAGTCTTCGATGCGCGCTTTGCGGGTATCACTCAGGCCGAAGTAATAGAACCAGGGCAGGATCATGGCGGCCAGGAGCCCGATCGCGATGAGATAGCGGAAAGGACAGTTGCCCACCAAGAGGATGGCGGCGGTGGTGGGAATCCAGACGGCGGCCGAACCGACATCGCCTCCTCCCACCAGAACCAAGGCGAAAGGCAAGAAGGCAAAGGCGCCCGCCACCAGTAGTCGGATGAAGGGATGGACCAGCCATTTATGAAGCCCCGGCAGGAAGGCCATGATCATACTGAGAAGGATGATGCCGGAAGCGATGGCCAGTTGGGAGGGCTGAAAACTGAAGCCCGCGATCGAGAGCCACGCTTTGCTGCCGCCGATTTCCTCGCCTTGGAGTGCCACCACGACCAGCAAGATGACGGAGGCGAGATACATAGGAATCCCAACCCACTTCAGCCAGCGGTAGTCGATCAGGGCGGTGGTGAAGAAGACGACGAGCCCCACCCCGATCCAGATCCGCTGTTTTTTCCAAGCTTCTGCGATGGCGGCGGGGGTGTTTTCCCAGGCGGGGTTGTTTCCCGCGCTGTAGATGGCCACCACGCCAAAGACCGCCAGTCCGACCGCCACCAGGACGAGCAACCAGTTGAGCGCGAGAATCTTGCGGAGGAGAAGAGTCATGGCTCTGCGAAGGCGGCGGCTCGGCCCCGAGCTTCAGTTCAAAAATCCGGTGAGAGGGCTGGTGGCGGAAGCGCGGACTCCGGTTTCGGGGATGCCACATTCGTAAGCGGCCCGACCGGCCTCCACGGCCAGGCGGAAGGCGGAGGCAATGCGCACCGGGTCGTCGGCCACCGCGATGGCGGTGTTGATGAGGACGGCGTCGGCCCCCATTTCGAGGGCAGCCGAGGCATGGCTGGGCAGGCCGAGGCCCGCGTCCACGATGACGGGGACGGTGGCTTGATCGAGGATGATTTCAATCTGACCGCGGGTCTCGAGCCCGCGGTTCGTGCCGATGGGGGCTCCCAGGGGCATGACGGCAGCGGTGCCCACGTCTTGCAACCGTTTGGCGAGGACGGGATCGGCATTGATATAAGGCAGCACGGTGAAGCCTTCTTTCACGAGCGTTTCCGCGGCCTGCAAGGTCTCGATGGGATCGGGCAGGAGGTAGGTAGGGTCGGGGTGAATCTCCAGTTTGACCCATTTCGGCATGCCCGCCACATGGGCCAGGCGGGCTAGGCGCACGGCTTCTTCCGCATTCATGGCGCCGCTGGTGTTGGGCAGGAGGAGATACTTTTCCGGATCGATGAAGTCGAGGATGTTGGCGTAGGGATCGCCCTTGCCGCTGAGGTCGGCGCGGCGGAGGGCCACGGTCACCAACTGCGTGCCGGAGGCCGCCAAGGCGGCTGCCATCGTTTCCTGGGAGGAGAATTTTCCGGTGCCCACCAGCAAGCGGGACTGAAAGGTCCGGTCGCCAAGGGAGAGAGGCTGGTTTGAGAGAGAGCCCATGGGTGCGGTGGGTGTCCTGCGAGAGGGCCGCTCAGGCGGCAGAAAGGCCAAAGTAGGCTCCGAAGCTTACAAGGCAAGTCGGCGGAAGAGCTGGTCGAGCGGCAGTTGGATCCCTATGTAGAAGTCACCGAACTCGGCGTAGCGGGCGCTGACTTCATCAAAGCGCATTTCGTAGACGATGGCCTTCACATCGAAGCTGTCTTTGGCAAAGAGCGTCACGCCCCACTCCGCTTCATCGAGTCCGGTGGAGCCGGTGATAAGCTGCCGGATCTTCCCTGCCCAGCGCCGCCCGACTGCGGCATGCCCTTTCATAAGAGCCTTCCGGGTCGCGAAGTCGAGGGCATACCAGTTGTCTTCGGCCGAGCGGCGCTTGAACATGTTGTAAAAACAGAAGACCGGCCAATCGGGGAGATGGGGGTAGAGGCGATCCTGACCATATTTTTTCATGCGTTGGTCAAAGTCCTGGAGGGCTTCTTCCAGTTCGGGAGAGCCTGCTGCGAGACCCCGTTCGGCGGATAGAGAGGCGGTGTAGTCTTCCCGGCTGGTGGTGTATTCGCTCGATTCGGTGAGCGAGAGGTAGCTGTAGGCGGCTTGCAAGGTCTCCGCGCCGAAGGAGATGGAGAGTTGTTTTTCGAATTCGTTCAGTTTGTGCAAATCAGGTGTCAGCAACATGAGGCCGAGGTCCGCTTTGGGCGAGACCATGCTGAAGGTGAGAAGTTGCGTCTCGGCGGTCGCTCGGATTTCCTGGACCAAGCGACTGAAGTCCGTCTTGGCCTCCCGGCGTTCTTCCTCGCTCATGAGGCTCCAGTGGGAGCGATCGATCTGGTAGAAGAGATGGAGGACATGCCAGCCCTCCTGGGGCCGGAGAACGGTTAGGGTCTCTTGGTCTTGGTTCGGAAGGGAGGATTCGGTGGAGGAGTCCATGAAGGGTCAATCGGGCTTTTTCCGCCCTGAGATGCGGGTGACAAAGAGTTCTCGAAAGCTTTCGGCATTGCCCCCAATCTCGCGGCTTTCGAGGACGCGCAGGCTCCAGGGGTCCTGGAGACCTTGTTCGTAGCCCAGAAATTCTCCGGCCCGCTCGAAGCCAAGGGTGCAGACGGCTCGGCCATTCCCGTTGGCGAATTCGCCATTTTGGACGACCAATCGGACGGTGTCGCCAATCTGACGACCTCGCTCGAGTCCGCGACTGGGGCCATGGAAGAAGACGCGCAATTCGCCCGTCGCTCGGCTGCCCGGGGCCAGCTTGAATTGGACCACCGGGACCAGCTCCATCCCCGGACGCACGCCGAGGTCCTCTCCGGGTAGAGGCTTTTTCCAGTAGGTCTGGACGTCGGCCAGCTGGAAGACTTCTCCGGTGAGGGGCAACTTGAGCGGGGCGTCCAGGGACGAGTCCTCCTGGATATGAAGCTGTCCCAACATGGTGTTGATGGCCCAGAGTCCTCCCGCGATGAGCACCACGAAGACCACGATGCTGGAGACGAGCTCGGCGGTCGAAAGTCGTTTCCAAAAAGGGCGCTTTTCGGCGGCGGCGGCCCTTTCTGGCTCGGTTTCCGACCTGGCTTGGGCTTGAGACGAGCCGGGCTCCGTCGCAGGCGATTCCTTGGTGCTGGTCTGGGGGCTGGTCTCGGCCGAGGGCGGCTTGGCGGACTCTTTGGCGGGAGTCTCTCGGGGCGGGGCCGGACGGGTTGGTGAAGGGTCGGTCCGAGGTTGAGGCTTGAGGGTATTTTTGGTGGAGTCGTCGTCCAGGTCCTCCAACTCTCTAGTGCGAGCGCCCTGTGAGAAGACCACTGGTTCGGGCGGGGCCTTTTTTTTGGGCAAGGCCACGGGGGCTTTCTTTTCGACTCCGCGGGGCTGCGGGGTGAGTTCGCTCGGTGGAATTTTGACTTCGCCCAAGGGTTCCAGTTCCTCCTCGTCGATCTCTTCGAGAGGCTTTTTCTCGACCGGGCTGGGGGCGGCCTCGGCTCTCTCGAGCGCTGGCTTCTCGCTCGCGTCCTCCGCGGTTTTTTTGGGGTCCGGTGCGTTCGAATCGCTCATGGGTGATGACGAAAAAAGGGGCCGCCACTCTCTGCCGCAGGCCCAGGAAAAGCCAAGCCAAAGTTCAAGCAATCCCGAGCCGACGAGGAGAGGAAGAATCCCTTGAAACCGTGGCCGGGAAACCTACCCTTTCGCTCAATCGTTTCTGGAGGATATGGCCGAGGTCGAAAATCGTTACGAGATCAACATCGACGGGGATTTTTATGTCGATGACCAGTGCATCGACTGTGATCTTTGCCGCGAAACCGCGCCCGAGAACTTCGGGCGGGAGGACGATGAGGGGCATTCCTTCGTCCACAAGCAGCCGCAATCCGAGGAAGAGAAAGCGCTCTGCATCGAGGCCATGGAGGGATGCCCGGTGGAGGCCATCGGAGACGATGGCGGGGTGGCATGAGGGAGCGGCGACCTCTCACTCTGAGGCAACGAGCGCTTTTGGAATGGCGCGGGAGCTTGCCTTCGGATCCCGGCCGGGAAACGGCCAGACCGCTCTCCCAAACCTTGC from Verrucomicrobiota bacterium includes:
- a CDS encoding SNF2-related protein yields the protein MEEIDEKWLQEIGGWPVFKEARTLVEQGRVRVASREGRVYRGQIEVGGKPRRAGLRVNSRTDVDNLCPCPESRRYGKICGHSVAIALWWLRHGEKGAETPAAQPSPPRRTPGAPSGPRPRLQIEVSPDFANRWERGLPIQVKECSGLGEETPDALLALMMRWQVAHLPAVLGLDGAQAEALLTALAGTRQSLLADGREIQVGEFPLRPRLRLERAGKTLRLEFEPLSEEVVFLESEAGGWVWFPSEGSLLRWPTGQGFSAAVWGELSEAAWNGEVLERDLPWAFREGGLLEDHFQMVGEDWRQALPLERGEPEFALELEGSTNALDGRLRVAYGERSRPWGEWTDEAFPLEQGERWLLRHQEAEEAAQKRLAGAGFAFRDGVFRLRGERQILRLLAHFLPQWEQEWTIGRGERLKFVASKIDFVRPSVRPMAGAWGEDGLGFELSYVGAGHSLGAGEIARLVQLGRNHYQTKGQRRVVVDLDACQEMEELFGDLDAEQTAPGVFAVPRQQAAFLERAVGLSSGGPRPQEVDLSPLGHLAETLRSYQREGVGWLHATSQRFGGVILADDMGLGKTLQTLSLLELVLQEEGGTGLVVCPTSLLENWRSEAERFLPKRKVLVMHGGKRHEYFEVLEMADLVVTSYGSLWRDIERYQEREFAVVAADEASLLRNPKAKITRAIWKLQSPRKVALTGTPVENSVRDLWAICQFAVPGYLGGAKHFQDRYEKPLTAEPPDEGAARRLQTRMEPILLRRRKQEVLQELPEKLERIEFCELTSVQREVYNELLRQARSQSAEAVKSLGFRQARMSILTALLRLRQASCHLGLVDEKLARDPGASAKLDRLLELLEEALAGGHRVLLFSQFVSMLSLLREALAERSIAYAYLDGQTQDRGSEVARFQNPEGPPVFLISLKAGGYGLNLTAADTVIHFDPWWNPAVEAQATDRAHRLGQRKAVTACKLIARETVEERILALQAKKQSLIETAVNDLQPLMKGLSESDLKELLEW
- a CDS encoding ATP-binding protein; the protein is MICMIWIPRLMEALLQKEAATRPAIVLTGARQTGKTSLVRRLFPEHHYVSLDLPSEAAQAEADPKAFLARHAAPLLVDEVQYAPTLLRHLKTEVDRHRLRYGQFILTGSQPFELMQGVSETLAGRAAILKLGGLSYAEISTVYPNLSVEQFVLRGGYPELHQNPKIESASFYRSYIATYLERDLRSQLQVGSLRDFERFLRACALRTSQVLNRAELARDVGIAPSTAAQWLSVLERSGIIALLEPWFSNRTKSIVKSPKLHFLDSGLCAYLMGLRQESDLYRSPLIGALWESTVFSELRRLLDLTDRWQLHYWRDRTKEADFLLHQAGRFQLIDAKWSESPTHLGSLPKIRKEFPEKTAISLLCRTRNRHPLAEDIEALSLPDIPSIIAR
- a CDS encoding nitroreductase family protein is translated as MTVTEAIHERRSIKHYDPEHVMPEEDLTELIRLTKLAPSSFNMQNYRLLVIRDKELRQQIRAEAWDQAQVTDASVLFLLCADLQAHLEDPAHYWGHAPQEVQDILGPMIQPFYEGKDQLIRDEAIRSSALAGMTLMLAAKGLGYDSCPMIGFDAEKVAQLVNLPQGTILSFMIPVGKMAQPAWDRGPRLSDEKVVIYDKF
- a CDS encoding FtsW/RodA/SpoVE family cell cycle protein, which produces MTLLLRKILALNWLLVLVAVGLAVFGVVAIYSAGNNPAWENTPAAIAEAWKKQRIWIGVGLVVFFTTALIDYRWLKWVGIPMYLASVILLVVVALQGEEIGGSKAWLSIAGFSFQPSQLAIASGIILLSMIMAFLPGLHKWLVHPFIRLLVAGAFAFLPFALVLVGGGDVGSAAVWIPTTAAILLVGNCPFRYLIAIGLLAAMILPWFYYFGLSDTRKARIEDWIALRKGEEVDTQGTAYAPYNVVRAIGSAGWEGKGFLSTHSIHALGLIPKDTAINDFVFAVIAEEFGFTGGSLLILALVFLVLLCLYVAFYSGDEFGRLLVAGVVALLFMHVYQNIGMCLLQVPITGIPLPLVSYGGTFAVVIFFLLGVVQSVWIHRGGGFEAEEEIEIAPPQQYVAPGHINYGL
- a CDS encoding thiazole synthase, which translates into the protein MGSLSNQPLSLGDRTFQSRLLVGTGKFSSQETMAAALAASGTQLVTVALRRADLSGKGDPYANILDFIDPEKYLLLPNTSGAMNAEEAVRLARLAHVAGMPKWVKLEIHPDPTYLLPDPIETLQAAETLVKEGFTVLPYINADPVLAKRLQDVGTAAVMPLGAPIGTNRGLETRGQIEIILDQATVPVIVDAGLGLPSHASAALEMGADAVLINTAIAVADDPVRIASAFRLAVEAGRAAYECGIPETGVRASATSPLTGFLN
- the hemQ gene encoding hydrogen peroxide-dependent heme synthase, whose translation is MDSSTESSLPNQDQETLTVLRPQEGWHVLHLFYQIDRSHWSLMSEEERREAKTDFSRLVQEIRATAETQLLTFSMVSPKADLGLMLLTPDLHKLNEFEKQLSISFGAETLQAAYSYLSLTESSEYTTSREDYTASLSAERGLAAGSPELEEALQDFDQRMKKYGQDRLYPHLPDWPVFCFYNMFKRRSAEDNWYALDFATRKALMKGHAAVGRRWAGKIRQLITGSTGLDEAEWGVTLFAKDSFDVKAIVYEMRFDEVSARYAEFGDFYIGIQLPLDQLFRRLAL
- a CDS encoding ferredoxin, translating into MAEVENRYEINIDGDFYVDDQCIDCDLCRETAPENFGREDDEGHSFVHKQPQSEEEKALCIEAMEGCPVEAIGDDGGVA